From the Maioricimonas rarisocia genome, one window contains:
- a CDS encoding phytanoyl-CoA dioxygenase family protein, which yields MQRDFKMIPEGDELDSIERDLRFYPSEVTDPQRLSREQVEGYNRDGYVKPVPIFSQEEIDDIRSYFDELLERVIAAGGDSYSISTAHLKYGRVYDLLTDERIVAVVKDLLGDDVVGWGSHFFCKMPHDGKSVAWHQDASYWPLTPTRAVTVWLAIDDADTENACMRFIRGSHHYGHMTYRPSSSTEHNVLNQTIDNVEQYGDPVDDELKAGEMSVHSDLLLHGSEANESDRRRCGLTLRYAAAEVHAHLGWNEKGVLVSGSDPRGHWANPPRPAND from the coding sequence ATGCAGCGTGATTTCAAGATGATTCCCGAGGGAGACGAACTGGACTCCATCGAGCGGGACCTCAGGTTCTACCCCAGCGAAGTGACCGACCCGCAGAGGCTCAGTCGCGAGCAGGTCGAGGGATACAACCGCGACGGCTACGTCAAACCGGTCCCGATCTTCTCCCAGGAAGAGATCGACGACATTCGCTCGTACTTCGACGAACTGCTCGAGCGGGTGATCGCGGCCGGTGGCGACAGCTATTCGATCAGCACCGCTCACCTCAAGTACGGCCGGGTCTACGACCTGCTGACCGACGAACGGATCGTCGCGGTCGTGAAAGATCTGCTCGGCGACGACGTCGTCGGCTGGGGGTCACACTTCTTCTGCAAGATGCCGCACGATGGAAAGAGCGTCGCCTGGCATCAGGACGCGAGCTATTGGCCGCTCACGCCGACCCGGGCCGTCACGGTCTGGCTGGCGATCGACGATGCCGACACCGAAAACGCCTGCATGCGATTTATTCGCGGGTCGCACCACTACGGTCACATGACCTACCGGCCCAGTTCTTCGACCGAGCACAACGTGCTGAATCAGACGATCGACAACGTCGAGCAATACGGCGACCCGGTTGACGACGAGCTGAAGGCGGGCGAGATGTCGGTCCACTCCGACCTGCTGCTGCACGGTTCGGAAGCGAACGAGTCGGACCGGCGACGGTGCGGACTGACCCTCCGCTATGCCGCCGCCGAGGTCCATGCTCACCTCGGCTGGAACGAAAAGGGAGTGCTCGTGAGCGGCAGCGACCCCCGCGGGCACTGGGCGAATCCCCCACGCCCCGCCAACGACTGA